Proteins encoded by one window of Lathyrus oleraceus cultivar Zhongwan6 chromosome 1, CAAS_Psat_ZW6_1.0, whole genome shotgun sequence:
- the LOC127093886 gene encoding palmitoyl-acyl carrier protein thioesterase, chloroplastic, whose protein sequence is MVATAAASSVFLVTSSSSDIAGKPSKNGGNSVSLGGFKSKQTSNGINVKANASPSKTNGTVLAATTAAKVENDSPSQQYRQRTFINQLPDWSMLLAAVTTIFLAAEKQWTELDWKPRRPDMLADPFGIGQIVQDGLVFRQNFPIRSYEIGADKTASIETVMNHLQETALNHVKTIGLLGDGFGSTPEMCKKNLIWVVTRMQVVVDRYPMWGDVVQVDTWVSASGKNGMRRDWLVRDIKTGEIMTRATSVWVMMNKLTRKLSKIPEEAKEEIEPYFVNSVSVLNEDNRKLTKLDDTAEYIRTGLSPRWNDLDVNQHVNNVKYIGWILESAPQPILESHELHSVSLEYRKECGRNSVLESLTDVTDADIGNLADSGFVECKHLLRLEDGAEIVRARTEWRPKPVNNFDVLNQVPSPSQSI, encoded by the exons ATGGTTGCAACTGCTGCAGCATCATCGGTTTTTCTTGTTACTTCATCATCATCTGACATTGCTGGAAAACCCTCCAAAAATGGCGGTAATTCTGTTAGCCTCGGAGGATTCAAATCCAAACAAACCTCTAATGGAATAAACGTTAAGGCGAATGCGTCCCCTTCCAAAACCAATGGAACCGTGTTAGCTGCAACTACGGCTGCGAAGGTTGAAAATGATTCACCGTCACAACAATATCGCCAAAGGACATTCATCAATCAGTTGCCTGATTGGAGCATGCTCCTTGCCGCCGTTACAACCATTTTCCTTGCTGCGGAAAAGCAGTGGACCGAGCTTGATTGGAAGCCGAGACGGCCTGATATGCTCGCTGACCCTTTCGGTATAGGACAAATTGTTCAGGATGGTTTGGTGTTTCGCCAAAACTTTCCAATTAGATCATATGAAATAGGGGCTGATAAAACCGCGTCTATAGAGACGGTaatgaatcatttgcag GAAACTGCACTTAATCATGTTAAGACTATTGGGCTTCTTGGTGATGGTTTTGGTTCTACACCAGAAATGTGCAAAAAGAATCTGATATGGGTTGTAACTCGAATGCAAGTTGTGGTTGATCGTTACCCGATGTG GGGTGATGTTGTTCAAGTAGACACTTGGGTTTCTGCATCCGGAAAGAATGGTATGCGTCGTGATTGGCTTGTGCGTGATATCAAAACAGGTGAAATCATGACAAGAGCAACCAG TGTTTGGGTAATGATGAATAAGCTGACAAGGAAGCTCTCTAAAATTCCCGAAGAAGCCAAAGAAGAGATAGAGCCTTATTTTGTTAATTCTGTTTCAGTTCTGAATGAAGATAACAGAAAACTAACGAAACTTGATGATACGGCTGAATATATTCGTACTGGTTTAAGTCCGAGATGGAATGATCTAGATGTTAATCAGCATGTTAATAATGTGAAGTACATTGGATGGATTCTGGAGAGTGCTCCACAGCCAATTTTGGAGAGTCATGAGCTGCATTCAGTGTCTTTGGAGTACAGGAAGGAATGTGGGAGGAACAGTGTACTTGAGTCTCTGACAGATGTAACGGATGCTGACATTGGAAATTTAGCAGACAGTGGATTTGTCGAATGCAAACACTTGCTTCGGCTGGAAGATGGTGCGGAGATTGTGAGGGCTCGGACCGAGTGGAGACCAAAACCTGTCAACAATTTTGATGTTTTGAATCAGGTTCCATCACCATCACAGAGCATCTAA